Sequence from the Xenorhabdus nematophila ATCC 19061 genome:
ATGTGGTGCTGTTTAACCATACCCTCAGCCCTGCTCAAGAACGTAATCTTGAACGCTTGTGCCAATGCCGTGTTGTTGATCGTACCGGGGTTATTCTGGATATTTTTGCCCAGCGGGCAAGAACACACGAAGGCAAGCTGCAAGTTGAATTGGCTCAGTTGCGTCATCTATCGACTCGCCTGGTCCGGGGCTGGACGCACCTTGAACGTCAAAAAGGCGGGATCGGCCTGCGTGGTCCGGGGGAAACCCAGCTAGAAAGTGACCGTCGCATGTTGCGTGACAAAATCAAACAGATTCTGGGGCGCCTCAGCAAAGTTGAGAAACAGCGCGAACAAGGGCGTCAGGCACGTAATAAAGCCGATATTCCCACTGTTTCCCTTGTTGGTTATACCAATGCAGGAAAATCAAGCCTATTCAACAGCATAACTTCAGCCAAAGTTTATGCCGCCGATCAGCTGTTTGCCACCCTTGACCCGACATTGCGCCGAATAGATGTCGATGATGTTGGTACTGTTGTTTTGGCGGATACGGTAGGTTTTATCCGTCATTTGCCCCATGATTTGGTGGCAGCATTCAAGGCGACCTTACAAGAAACCCGACAAGCGAAATTGTTGCTGCATGTTGTTGATGCGGCTGATCATCGTCTGGATGAAAATATTATCGCTGTAGACAGTGTCCTTGAAGAAATTGAATCAAATGAAATTCCTTCTCTGATGGTCATGAATAAAATCGATATGTTAGAAGATTTTACTCCGCGCATTGACCGTGATGAGGAAAATCGGCCTGTCAGAGTTTGGTTATCTGCCCAAACTGGTGAAGGTATTTCATTATTACTGCAAGCATTAACCGAACGACTTTCAGGTGAAACCGCTCACTATGAGTTGCATCTTCCGCCAGAAGCGGGGCGTTTGCGCAGCCGTTTTTATCAGCTTCAGGCGATTGAACGCGAGTGGATGGAAGAGGATGGTCAGGTCGGGCTTGAAGTCAGAATGCCGATGGTAGACTGGCGTCGTTTGTGTAAACAAGAACCAAATTTACCTGACTATGTTGTCTGATTGATTGGCGCAGGGCAACAAACAAGGTATTATTTTACCCGCCATTTCAAAGTGCTTATAGTAAAGTACTTATTGTCATGGAGTAGCTGAGATGGAATGGCGGTGATGGAATGACTGTGCCAGAATTGCAGTGACTGAACAGCACGGTCAAAAGTATCACCCAAATAATATTGGTTGCTTATAAAAACGATGAAGTTTGTCGTTTCTGCCCATGGAGGCCGCTGTCCGACCTGTCAGGGACAGGCACGGCCTGGGAAGTGGGAAGCCTCACCCGTCTGGGTGGAGAGCAGTCACCTCTGAAAAACCAGTGAAAAACTAAAAAGTGGAGCTAAAACATGGCGTGGAATCAGCCCGGTAATAACGGACAGGACCGCGACCCGTGGGGAAGCAGCAATAATAATGGCGGCAACTCCGGCGGCAACAATAAAGGTGGTCGAAACCGTGGGGCAACTGATCTCGACGATCTGTTCCGTAAACTGAGTCAAAAACTTGGTGGTCTCGGTGGAAACAAAGGTGGAAATGGTTCTGAACAGAATCCTAAATTTGGCGGGCGTCTTATTGGTCTTGCCGTTGCTGCTGCAGTTGCTGTCTGGGTTGTAAGTGGTTTCTATACGATTAAAGAAACAGAACGTGGTGTCGTGACTCGGCTGGGTAAATTCAGTCATGTCGTTCAACCCGGTCTGAACTGGAAAATGACATTTATCGATCGCGTACGCGCGGTTAACGTTGAATCTGTTCGTGAACTGGCAACATCAGGTGTCATGTTGACATCGGATGAAAACGTTGTACGTGCAGAAATGAACGTTCAGTATCGTGTCACTGATCCAGCTGCCTATCTTTTCAACGTCACCAATCCTGACAATAGTCTGCGTCAAGCAACAGACAGCGCAGTACGTGGGGTGGTTGGCAAATACACAATGGAAAAAATCCTGACAGCGGATCGTACTATTGTGCGTAATGATACTCAGAAAGTACTGGAAGAAACGATTCGCCCGTACCACATGGGAATCACGTTGCTGGATGTTAACTTCCAGACTGCGCGTCCACCAGAAGAGGTGAAAGCTGCATTCGATGATGTGATCGCCGCACGCGAAGAAGAGCAAAAAACCATTCGTGAAGCAGAAGCTTACAAAAACTCTGTTCTGCCGATCGCCAAAGGTGACGCTCAACGCATGATTGAAGAAGCCAAAGCCTATAAAGCCAGTGTGGTATTCAATGCACGGGGTGAAGTGGCCAGTTTTGCTAAAATCCTGCCTGAATATAAAGCTGCACCGGAAATTACCCGCGAGCGCCTTTATATTGAAACGATGGAACGTGTTCTGAGCCATACCCGCAAAGTTATTGCGAATGAAAAGAGCAATAACATGCTGGTATTGCCATTGGATCAAGTTCTGCGCAATCAGGCTGAAGCACCTAAGTTTCACCAGAATACCAAGGTAGCGCCAGAGAAGGGCAATACGACGCATTCTACATCAACGCAAGAGTACAACAGCAATGCTGGTTATGACAGCTCTGGCTATGGAAATTCAAACAACCTGCGTGGTGATGCGCTAAGACAAGGGAGGCCATAATCATGCGTAAGTCATTAGTCTTCACTATTGCCGCCGTATTGGTTGTGCTGTATTCGTCGATATTTATCGTGTATGAAGGTCAGCGTGGCATCATGCTGCGTTTTGGCAAAGTTGTGCGTGATTCTGATAATAAGCCATTGGTTTATCAGCCCGGTCCGCATTTCAAAGTTCCATTTATTGAAACTGTTAAAACACTTGATGCCCGTATCCAAACGATGGATATCAAGGCTGACCGTTTCCTGACCAGTGAAAATAAAGACCTGATTGTTGACTCATATCTGAAATGGCGGATTAAAGATTTCAGCAGCTACTATCTGGCAACAGGTAATGGAGAAATTGCTCAGGCTGAACTTTTGTTGAAACGTAAATTCAGTGACCGTCTGCGTTCTGAAATTGGTCGTTTGGATGTGCGTGGTATCGTGACAGATTCTCGTGGTCGCTTGACGACAGATGTGCGTAATGCACTGAACTTGGGAACAAGTGAAGATGATTCGAGCGCAGACAGCGATATCGCTTCGGCTGCGGCGCGTATAGAGAAAGAAACGAAAGGCAAACAACCCGTCCTGAATCCGAACAGTATGGCGGCATTGGGGATTGAAGTTGTAGACGTTCGTATCAAGCAAATTAACTTGCCGGACGAAGTCTCAGGCGCGATTTACCAGCGTATGCGTGCAGAACGTGAAGCGGTAGCGCGTCGTCATCGTTCACAAGGTCTGGAAGAAGCAGAAAAGGTTCGTGCTGCCGCTGATAAAACAGCAACTGAAATCAAAGCTGAAGCAAATAGCGAGGCATTGGTTTTACGCGGTGAAGGAGATGCAGAAGCGACCAAACTGTTCGCTGATGCGTTCAGTAAAGATCCTGAATTCTACGCATTCATCCGTAGCCTGCGTGCTTACGAGAAGAGCTTCCAAAATGACGGAAACATTATGGTACTCAGTCCGGATAGTGATTTCTTCCGTTATATGAAAGAACCTTCTAAGCCGCGCCACAATCAAAATGATTGAGTAGGTTTGATAGGTAAATTGGATAGGTAAATTGGCTAGTTAAGTTACCTTAAACCACTTCATTGACAAAACGCGGCTGATATAATTTGGTTGTGTCTAAGCCACTGTATAAAACGTACAGTGGCTTTTTTGTATACTTCTGTCATTCCCAATGTTTACTTAGCAGCCCATTTATATAACTAAACGAAATAACAGAAGTGACAAAAAATACTGAAAGGTGCTAAATGAGATGGTAGAATCCATTTTTAAGCAACCGAGTGAACTTTTGAAATGGGTAAGAACGTTGTCGTATTGGGCACCCAATGGGGTGACGAGGGCAAGGGTAAAATCGTCGACTTGCTGACTGAACGAGCTAAGTACGTAGTTCGTTATCAAGGGGGCCACAATGCGGGCCATACACTAGTCATCAACGGTGAAAAAACCGTTCTCCACTTAATCCCATCTGGGATCTTACGTGAAAATGTCATTAGCATTATCGCAAATGGGGTCGTTTTAGCACCAGATGCTTTGATGAAAGAGATGAGAGAGCTTGAATCACGTGGGGTTCCTGTACATGAGCGCCTGCTTATTTCTGAAGCCTGTCCGCTGATCCTGCCTTACCATGTTGCTCTGGATAACGCCCGCGAAAAAGCGCGTGGTGCCAAGGCGATTGGTACAACTGGCCGTGGTATTGGTCCTGCATATGAAGACAAAGTCGCACGTCGTGGTCTGCGTGTAGGCGATCTGTTCGATAAAGAAACTTTCGCAGCCAAACTGAAAGAGATCATCGAATACCATAACTTCCAATTAGTTAACTACTACAAAGAACCTGCCGTTGATTATCAGCAAACGCTGGATGACATTCTGGCTGTTGCAGATATCCTGACTGGCATGGTAGTTGACGTTTCTGACCTGCTTTACAAAGCAACTCAGAAAGGTGAGCTGGTCATGTTCGAAGGTGCTCAGGGGACGTTGCTGGATATCGACCACGGTACCTATCCTTATGTCACTTCTTCCAACACAACTGCTGGTGGTGTTGCGACAGGTTCCGGTCTGGGTCCACGCTACGTTGACTATGTACTGGGTATCGTCAAGGCATACTCCACCCGTGTTGGTGCAGGTCCATTCCCGACTGAACTGTTTGATGAAACAGGTGAATACCTGCGTGAGAAAGGTCAGGAATTCGGGGCGACCACAGGTCGTAGCCGCCGTACTGGCTGGTTGGACATCGTTGCCATTCGTCGCGCGATCCAAATCAACTCCTTGTCTGGCTTCTGCATGACCAAACTGGACGTACTGGACGGCCTGAAAGAAGTGAAAATCTGCGTGGGTTACCGTCAGGCTGATGGTTCTGTCATTGACACGACACCACTGGCAGCAGAGAACTGGGAAGGTATTGAAGCAGTTTATGAAACTCTGCCGGGCTGGGATGAGAGCACTTTCGGCGCGAAAGAGCACAGCCAGTTGCCACAAGCGGCACTGGACTACATCAAACGTGTAGAAGAGCTGACTGGTGTTCCTGTAGATATTATTTCTACAGGTCCCGATCGTGCAGAAACCATGATCCTGCGTGATCCATTTGATGCTTAATTGACTACTGAGTCTCTTGGGCACACATAACCGGGCTTTATGCCCGGTTTTTGTTTTTAGGCCGCTCGTTTTGCTTAATTTTTAAAATACCCACATAATGATGAATAACTAACGAAAACCAATATACAGATATATTTTGGTTCCAAATAAACTCCGTTATATTCAGTCTCCCAGAGGTGAGTGTGCAGTTAACCAGTTTTACCGATTATGGATTACGAGCCCTGATTTACATGGCGTCTTTACCAGAAGGCCAGATGACAAGCATTACAGAGGTCACCGAGGTTTATGGTGTCTCACGTAACCATATGGTAAAAATCATTAATCAACTGAGTCACTTAGGATTGGTGAATGCTGTCAGGGGAAAAAATGGCGGCATTAGTCTGGGTAAACCTGCCCGTGAGATCAGAATTGGTGATGTGGTTCGTTCATTAGAGCCGCTTGCATTGGTTAACTGTAGTGCTTGTCAAATCACGTCTGCATGT
This genomic interval carries:
- the hflC gene encoding protease modulator HflC — translated: MRKSLVFTIAAVLVVLYSSIFIVYEGQRGIMLRFGKVVRDSDNKPLVYQPGPHFKVPFIETVKTLDARIQTMDIKADRFLTSENKDLIVDSYLKWRIKDFSSYYLATGNGEIAQAELLLKRKFSDRLRSEIGRLDVRGIVTDSRGRLTTDVRNALNLGTSEDDSSADSDIASAAARIEKETKGKQPVLNPNSMAALGIEVVDVRIKQINLPDEVSGAIYQRMRAEREAVARRHRSQGLEEAEKVRAAADKTATEIKAEANSEALVLRGEGDAEATKLFADAFSKDPEFYAFIRSLRAYEKSFQNDGNIMVLSPDSDFFRYMKEPSKPRHNQND
- the hflX gene encoding ribosome rescue GTPase HflX, yielding MFDRYEGGELAVLVHVFFSQEKDTENLSEFESLVTSAGVSPVQIVTGSRKAPHPKYFVGEGKAEEIAEAVKNSGADVVLFNHTLSPAQERNLERLCQCRVVDRTGVILDIFAQRARTHEGKLQVELAQLRHLSTRLVRGWTHLERQKGGIGLRGPGETQLESDRRMLRDKIKQILGRLSKVEKQREQGRQARNKADIPTVSLVGYTNAGKSSLFNSITSAKVYAADQLFATLDPTLRRIDVDDVGTVVLADTVGFIRHLPHDLVAAFKATLQETRQAKLLLHVVDAADHRLDENIIAVDSVLEEIESNEIPSLMVMNKIDMLEDFTPRIDRDEENRPVRVWLSAQTGEGISLLLQALTERLSGETAHYELHLPPEAGRLRSRFYQLQAIEREWMEEDGQVGLEVRMPMVDWRRLCKQEPNLPDYVV
- the nsrR gene encoding nitric oxide-sensing transcriptional repressor NsrR: MQLTSFTDYGLRALIYMASLPEGQMTSITEVTEVYGVSRNHMVKIINQLSHLGLVNAVRGKNGGISLGKPAREIRIGDVVRSLEPLALVNCSACQITSACRLKSVLNQAVENFLEELDKHTLADMVKDNSPLYQLLLVK
- a CDS encoding adenylosuccinate synthase, whose amino-acid sequence is MGKNVVVLGTQWGDEGKGKIVDLLTERAKYVVRYQGGHNAGHTLVINGEKTVLHLIPSGILRENVISIIANGVVLAPDALMKEMRELESRGVPVHERLLISEACPLILPYHVALDNAREKARGAKAIGTTGRGIGPAYEDKVARRGLRVGDLFDKETFAAKLKEIIEYHNFQLVNYYKEPAVDYQQTLDDILAVADILTGMVVDVSDLLYKATQKGELVMFEGAQGTLLDIDHGTYPYVTSSNTTAGGVATGSGLGPRYVDYVLGIVKAYSTRVGAGPFPTELFDETGEYLREKGQEFGATTGRSRRTGWLDIVAIRRAIQINSLSGFCMTKLDVLDGLKEVKICVGYRQADGSVIDTTPLAAENWEGIEAVYETLPGWDESTFGAKEHSQLPQAALDYIKRVEELTGVPVDIISTGPDRAETMILRDPFDA
- the hflK gene encoding FtsH protease activity modulator HflK, whose translation is MAWNQPGNNGQDRDPWGSSNNNGGNSGGNNKGGRNRGATDLDDLFRKLSQKLGGLGGNKGGNGSEQNPKFGGRLIGLAVAAAVAVWVVSGFYTIKETERGVVTRLGKFSHVVQPGLNWKMTFIDRVRAVNVESVRELATSGVMLTSDENVVRAEMNVQYRVTDPAAYLFNVTNPDNSLRQATDSAVRGVVGKYTMEKILTADRTIVRNDTQKVLEETIRPYHMGITLLDVNFQTARPPEEVKAAFDDVIAAREEEQKTIREAEAYKNSVLPIAKGDAQRMIEEAKAYKASVVFNARGEVASFAKILPEYKAAPEITRERLYIETMERVLSHTRKVIANEKSNNMLVLPLDQVLRNQAEAPKFHQNTKVAPEKGNTTHSTSTQEYNSNAGYDSSGYGNSNNLRGDALRQGRP